Below is a genomic region from Bacillota bacterium.
TCCGTTTGCTCAAGGTGTTTCTTCCCTTAGGCTTTTCCATGATTCCTAGTACAGGCATCATAGCATAAAAACAGCCCTTAGTAACAAGCTTTCAGCAAATAGTCCTTGAACATTGGCTCGATAAAAGAGTAACTTCCTCGCGCCGTTTTTTGAATCACAGCTTTGCTTATTAAGTAGTCAACAGCCCGCTTCACTTGATTAGGATGAAGGCTTTCTCCGTAGGGATTTTCGTCTAGAGCCAGCCTGTTTAGAACTTGACGGGCATGGGGTTGGTTATTGGCGTCTTCTATCATGCCATCAAAAACTGGAGCTAGGGCCAACAATGCTCGGTTATAACCAAGGTCGATGTATTCTTGGTTAAGGACAGAGTTGCCCGTTTCTAAAAGAGTATAATATACTTCTGAGCAAAGAAACATGGTATCCTGGGGATGGCTCCCTGCCAAACGTACAATGGCTCTGACTGTGGACTCCGATGCCTCAATTTGTCGGGATGCAAACTTACTTATAATGTACGGAATCCACTCATCTTCTTTTATCCCTGGTATAGGTAGCATGGTGGCAAAACGATAAAAAGCTTCTTGCCGTCCACTAAAAAGCGTCTGCATCATTCCTTCTTTCGAACCCAGGAAAAGGTACGCGACTTTCTTCTGGTGTTGAAAATTGGCACGCATCTTTTTGAATATTTCTGGATCGTTTGTTGCGCGAGCTGCCTCCTGAAATTCGTCCATCATTACCACCATTGGTTTGTTGTCACGCTGGGCCAGTATCCCGGGAAGGCACAAAGCATAATCCAACAATTCATTCTCTGTTCGCTTGTCGGGAAAGCCTAAGGAGAACTCCAGGTCATGTAGCTTGAAGGCTAAGTGAGCCCCACCGGTTAATAACCTCGCTTTATCCCCCAATGCAGACAAGGTTTTAGCAATACCTGTGCGATTTTCTAGACCAGCATCGATCAAATTAGTAGCGAACTCTCTTTTGCTGGAGAAACGGAAAAAGTCAACCGAGGCCGTATAAAACCCTTGTTTTTTCACCCGTCGTAAGGCTTCGTGAGCCAATGAGGTCTTCCCTATCCGACGCGGACCAGCCAGCATGACGCTCTGTCCCTCCGATAAACGAGCCACCAAGGAATTAAGCAAATCGTTCCTGCCCACCAAATCTTCCGCTCCTACCGGTCCACCTAGGGGAAACAACCCTCTAGTCATGCCAATACCCCCTTCGATACAATATCACAGTTCCGGTGATATTATATCACATTTTGGGTGATATTAGACAAGACAAGATTTATCTCTTAATTCGCCAATAACCATGCGTTACTTGCTCGATCAGGCCTTCCTTGTGCAACTGGGTCTTTGCAGCGTTAAGATTCTTATACCTTCTCTCATGAGGAGTTCCACTTTCAACACTCATCATTTCGTAGTCATCTGGGTCAAAGCGGCCCATTTTTTTGGTAAACGGCCTTTGCTAAGTCTTCGGTTTTCCAGTACAAGGCAACCACAGATGGAACAAGCCAATGGGTGTACAATCCGGTGAGCATATCTTGCTGTATTTCTAAACAACGGATATCAGGCATCAACTGGCATCCAGGATCCCATCTAAGATCGGCTACGGCACAATTCGTTGTTCCTAGGTCAATTCCCAGTACTCGGATCGGCTTACTGTTAGGCCATTCGGACTTTTCGGAAACGAGCCTGGATAAGATGTCTGCCCACAGTACCATCCACACCCCCCAATATTTTGTTGCCTCAATCTATTTTACCACCACTAAATCCATATCCAACCCCTGGCGTTCGATCCCTAAGGTGTCACTGAAATAAATAGCAGGTGCGGATATGGTAATCTCTAATGGAAAGGCACAGGCAAGGTGCTCCAGCTGATCCAACGGCAAAGCAGTGGTCAGGTTAGATTTAAGAAGGATTTCTAGGAACCAAAGCTGGATCTTTTCCCGAGCCGGTTTCTTGGGTCCAGCCACATAGACGCCTTTGGTGGCTGTATCCCGAAGAGCATCCCAGTCCACCATAGATCTTATTACTCGTGGGCCAGCCCACTCCACAGTGGATCGCTCACCCCACTTGTCGGCTACACGCCGGGAAATTTGTTCTAAGGACGCATTCCCCTGCAAAGCCAGTAGCCGCCCGATGATCGAAGCAATATCAGTAAAAAAGGGATAGGCCAGAATACTCATACCCCAGTGTAACCATAGCCGTTCATCAGAATCGGCACTGGGCAAAAGATTCAACGCCTGCTCTTGAAGTGACTTCTGTTCTGGTGGTACTAGATTCCAGACGCGAAGAAGGACAGTCAATGTATTCTGACGGCCTCGTTTGCTCAGGCCTTCCTTT
It encodes:
- a CDS encoding ATP-binding protein; protein product: MTRGLFPLGGPVGAEDLVGRNDLLNSLVARLSEGQSVMLAGPRRIGKTSLAHEALRRVKKQGFYTASVDFFRFSSKREFATNLIDAGLENRTGIAKTLSALGDKARLLTGGAHLAFKLHDLEFSLGFPDKRTENELLDYALCLPGILAQRDNKPMVVMMDEFQEAARATNDPEIFKKMRANFQHQKKVAYLFLGSKEGMMQTLFSGRQEAFYRFATMLPIPGIKEDEWIPYIISKFASRQIEASESTVRAIVRLAGSHPQDTMFLCSEVYYTLLETGNSVLNQEYIDLGYNRALLALAPVFDGMIEDANNQPHARQVLNRLALDENPYGESLHPNQVKRAVDYLISKAVIQKTARGSYSFIEPMFKDYLLKACY